The Etheostoma spectabile isolate EspeVRDwgs_2016 chromosome 4, UIUC_Espe_1.0, whole genome shotgun sequence sequence TCCGTTTTTGTAACTGTAACAAACTGACGAGTTAACCCGTTTCACTCCATTCACAAGAGTGTGGGGCAACACACTGTCTCAAAGCCTACTTGCCAAAGGCAATCTGGCACTCTATATAACCTTATGAATATTCCCAAAAATCCTccacccccctcctccacctaCTGTCGCCATTTTATACATTGGCGACTTCATATAAACTGCCTTGACTACAGCACCAGATGAAAATTCAATATTCAATAGCGAGGCTTAATTTCAGTAAACAACTTTGGAGATCCCACCTCGCCAATAATGAGAGTTATTTGTGTTTTGGAAGAGGAGATGTGTCCTTACCTCAACAGTCGGTGAGGAAAATGGAATCCGAcattaatatataaatgaataatattggATTAGCTCCGATCGTTGCGTTttgagaagaagaggaggcgACCAGGGGGTGGGAGCTCTCCTCAAGTGAACCCGGTGAACTGGCGTGAACCCGTCAGTGACCACGGCAAggtacattacattacattacctTTCCAACCCTCAGCTCCACTGTATAGAGACGGCAAAACAACTACGGTCGGCGGTGCAGGACGAGGCAGCTCCAAAAAAATTATAGCGAGTGTATTTCCTATGAACACGTGATTCGGAGCGTCATCCAAAATCCAAAAGCCCTTTCATCTAAAATTTTGGAGAGGGGCGGGGATGAGATGgggatgtgtgtgcgtgtgagtgtgtagaaCGGGAGGAGGGGGTATGTATACTGTGCCCAGTGCACATGTTGTTATAGGGGTAAGGCAATGCTCTAACAGATTGGGTTATGTATAGCTACAATGGCGCCGTGGAGCCGGGTGAACAGATGGATTGTATAAATTTGGGATTTGTTCAGTGTTCAGCGGTCTATCGTTTTTGTGAGCTTCATCATTCTCTTAATTGggtcacgttttttttttttttttcaaaagatgcCTTTCGTTTTTAGAAGAACAAAAATCTTAATGGGCTACTAAGAATATTAATCGTTGTGGGAATTGCCATTTAAAGCCATAAGCCCACAGGCTTAAAATAGACTTTTACGCACACGCGTAAAACCAATTTACGcagatgtacagtaaatgtaccCTAGTTGTTCAtatacattttcattgttaaaaaTAATCAGAGGTATTTTCTTTAATCTAATTACCAATGTTAGTTTTGTCTTGTTGTGCAGAATAGGGGATATACGCGTGTGATCCTCATGACATTGTTGGCCTTTTATGCGTAAAAGCGCAGAGGCCCAACGCAGACAGAAGTTTAGAAGAACTGTGTTAAAATATTTTGGAAGGATACtaagaaaacaaatcaataatTCATATCACCACGAGAAGTAGAATATATATTGTAGTAGGCTAATAAAACAGTAAAGCCCctctaaaatcactgattattatGGACACGTTATATGTCTACTTAGAAATATAATATGACAGATTTAGTAATGTgtacactttgtgtgtgtgtgtgtgtgtgtgtgtgNNNNNNNNNNtttgtgtttgtgtttgtgtgtgtgtgacaagtaGACTACAGCCAAAGACCCCCAGCATATGCAACATAAATCCAACACCCTTAATGTCTGTGTCTGACATACAATATATGGTTACAGGAGGCCTCCATTATTTAGGAAACATGGATTTGCTCTTCCCTCCCAGTTTGTTCGGACTGTGTTCAGACGTTGCCTGTAGCTGTGGCTGTGTACAGTCAGGATAAACAAAGATTATCTATCAGGAAGATGAATCACTCAATTGTACAGCAAAAACCCAGCCTCTGGTTCCAGTCTGTAGGAGGGAGATTTGTAGTTATGAATTATGTGGTATGGTATAGCACTAAAAGACATGTGCCTCAAAATGTAACTTTTCTTGTGACAGCAATACAATTGGTGCCCATATATGCTGGTGCTATTTTCTACAGTTGAATTTTCTGTAAGACAATTTCTGGATAACTAGATGCTTAAAATATCGACTAAAGCTTCGAGGTTATGTAGCCTACAGTAAAAGGTCACCACGTGTGTCACCAAATCCACTTGACAAATCGTCAGCACTATTCAAGTTTAGATGGAGGCGAGAATGTGTTCAAATCATAGACCACTTTTTGGTAGTTTGCAATCAGTGTAAGTTAACCCCTATCATCTACCAGAAATAGATAATGTCGCTATGGTTACCAAAGGTTTGTGCACCTTGCCACTggtttaataaatattaaatgaatatatttgctatttgaatttaaatgaaaaatatttaactGAATGTTCTTGTGACAGTCTGATAAGCCTTGTAAAAAACGTGTCTattaatttgtgtgtgtctatcttcTTATGAAGTGTAAGAAAAACCCTTGCCagaaagtattttttatttaattttttaactgAGATTGAGGATACTGGTCCCAAGAAATCCCAATGTACGGTGCTGGGGAAAACCGTCGGAGTGAGGGCTCTGTGCTCTTCCCTGCTCTCTGTGGTGTAACATGATCAGGGGGCAGAGCAGAGGGATGTACATGAGGCTTGTTTGCATCCAAATGAGCCAATGAGACCGGCTTTACATTAGACTGACAGTCGGCCTCAGCGAGCCCGGAGACGCCTTTCTGGTCTGACAACCGCTCGACAGCCAATACGGATCCATGACGGACAAGAAcggagggaaaaaacaaaatacgaATCTGACTTCCTGTAGGTCAAAGCGTTACCTGTCACCTGCGGTACGGTAGAGTCTTTTTTTGAGAAAGGGGAACAACATCCACAACAATGGCCCTGTCACAGTGCCTGGACGACTCACCTCTGAGGTTGGCTCCGAAACACACCGGGGTCGAGGACCTGAACCTGCACGAGGTGTACAACGAGAGACACCGGCTAGCACTGGAAGAGCTGCTGTCGGCAGGGCTCGACAACTTTCTGGACTTCCTCAGGAAAGAGAGGATTCCCAACTTTCTGTCGGACGATGAGATGCAGCGGATCAGGAACGCCGCCGTGCCCCCGCGCGGTGTGTCCCTCCACGGGGACGACCAGGCACTGGAGCAGTCGCTCAGCAGCTCCCTGGACTGCTCCTCCGTCACCTATTTCCCCGAGGTGTCAGACGTGGAGCCACCGCTGCTGGAGATCGGCTGGCCCGCCTTCACTGCCGGCTCCTACCGGGGAGTCACACGGGCCGTGGCGCACTTCCAGCCCAGCTACGGCGAGTGCATTTATAGCTGCAAGGAGGCTACGAGGCGTATGATTAAAAGTGCAAGAGAGGTATGCACCAAGAAAGTATTAAAACGTATAGCTGCATACTTATCTTCTAATAATCaccttttacagtttttacttTGCAACTGATTCTAATATTTCCTAAATATCCTACGTTGAATAGTGATATTTCTGCAAGGgacatgctgtttttttgttgtattttctaTCCCAACATTGTTTAACATATTCTCTAAGCCTAAAGGCTACAATGATAACATGGTTTTATGTGGTGTCCTAAaatttttatttgtcaaattAAAATTGATATTTTATCAAATATCTCCCTGCCACAAAGTgtaagtgtgtaagtgtgtaagtgtgtgtgtgtgtgtgtgtgtgtggacacttaaaacatttttggaGGGAACACTCAAGTTCTAAATCTTCTTTGTATAATCCCTAAAATACATGCCAGATTTTCCCCATGGAATTTCTTTGATCAGTTTGTAATTTGAAAGGTTTTTGAAATCTTGATCAGAAAGAAAGCAGTGACCAAAaagatcaaacaaacaaaaacaggacatgAATATTCATAGTGATGCTACTGATAGGAGCTGTCAGTCTAgcctctgtttaaaaaaaatccaacatgaAGGGAGTGTGAGACACCTCAGGCCTGTGGAGGGCCTGCGTGCCATATGTGCCTCGACTTGCTTTGCTCCcctttttcaaagtttgcatCCCCTCTTCATTAGTGAGCTTTACATGATAGATTTCCTCtctggtttcatttaaaagctagtggtgtgtatatatacagtgtactGGCAATCAGTTTTGAAACCTTAGAAAATATTCTTAATCAAATGTAATCGTTAGATCGTCTGTCCATTTTGTAATGATAAACCACTCACTGCACAATGTCTTTTATTGTACAACGAGGCCACTGAATGTAACTACCCAACGTGCATCTACAGTCTGGTCGGCTGGTACTGGTTGGCTCACAGAAACAGCCCAATCCTGTATTTCAGTGAAATGTAactgtttttacacattttcctAAAGCACCCACAGGCTATCATCCAAATAAGGTGGGGGACTCCTGTTAAAGCTGCATGTGGATAACACCAGTTTAACGCACTAAATCTGAGCTATGTAAACATCCGTGTCTAATCCTCAACACACAATCTTGACCACAGCATGTGAAATTCCTTGCGAAAAAGAAATCTCAGTGCAAACCGAAGCTCAGGAAATTGGAGGCAAGTCATACAGTGCACTTACTTCTCTCCTgtttaaaagtaacttgtttGCTGAACAAGCGTTATTGCCGattgccatggtaacagacCACAGTCAATAGAAAGCTCATCAGCACGCACGTTACTGGGAGTGTGCCTGAAAGAGATTCACACCTCTGTTTGAAAAAGGCATTGCAtttgacaataataaaaacGGTCATGTGCTACATCTGCAAGAACATGGCTGCAAAAAGGAATTCTATTATATTACCTCTGTAATTTTCCACTGCAGGTGATTGCCATAGTTACAGACTCCCTGACTGACCTGGATATCCTTAAGGATCTTCAGGAGGCATGTTCCCACCGCAAAGTCCCTGTCTACATCCTGCTGGACCAATCATGTGCTCCTGCTTTCCTCAAGATGTGCAGAAATGGCGGTGTTTTCCTGGAGGACCTTCAGGTATGTGCTCGATCTGTAAAGCTGGGTATGGCTCTgcgtacaaaataaaaaaatcagtttgtaATTTGAAaggtttttcaaattaaaatatgtcctttaatatttaatatgagTGCACTTATCTCTCACTCCtgtctttatctcttttttttaaaccctttcaGCAAATGAGAGTGCGAACTATAACTGGTACAACTTATTACATGAGATCAGGTGCAAGGATTACTGGAGAAGTTCATGAGAGGTTTATGCTGATTGATGGAAACAAAGTGGCTACAGGTTCTTACAGGTAAAAGGCTTCTAACCATTTTAACTAGAATCAAAGTAGGTGCCTATATGTAGCATGGAGTTGCCTAAAACCCCCAGATTTACCAgacaaaagtaataaaatcTTTTTGCTGGGTTTGGATAATTGTACCTGCTTACTTTCATTCATGCATTTTGTTAAAATCCCATTCCTATGCAGATACAACTGGACTGATGGCAAAATAAACAGCAGCAACCTAATCGAGCTTTCTGGTCAAATAACAGAGAAATTTGACGAGGAGTTCCGCATCCTTTATGCCCAGTCTCTACCTATAAACACTCGAGGACCTCCAAGTGTCCGAAACAGCAGCATCTACGAGCATCTCCTCATTAAACACTCCATCACCTCCTCTCCTCAACTGGCCAGAGAGAGGCCAGTGTGTCTGACCAGCACACCCAGCCGCAACCCCTTAAACTTAGCTAGCCAGCCGCCGTGTGAACCATCGACTCCAGATCGTCATAAAACCAACTCAGTGTCCGACTCCTCCACCATAGGTGAGGAGTGGACTGAGCAGCAGCACATGCAGGAGGAGATCCTGGCTGGTAGCACCACTCAGCGCTTCCCTGCAGATCAGCTAGCAGAGAAAGAGCCGGCCACCCCCAGCCCTGTTTCTTGCCACGCCTCCACACAGACCAGCCAGTCAGTAATGGACAGTTACACACAGATTGAATTCCAGCTCACACAGCACCCCAACCTTATCACACCAACGAGCACAGGGCCAAACCAGGCCACCTCCATCTCCTTTCCGTCTCCCAGGCAGAGCTCGCCCACCCAGGCAGCACCAGACGGCACCTTAAAGGACAGCTTCCACAAGCTGACCAAAGAGCGCCAGCACCACTACTCCACCATCCGCTCTAAGCTGGAGCACATGGTGACCACCCTGTCCCAGAGGCGAGAGCTAGTGGACGTCACCAACATGACTCAGTGGCCTGGTGCTCACAGCAGGCCGAGGGTACACAAAGACTGCAAGCAGGAACCAAACCCCAGACTGCTTGTTGAAAGTGTGGGCATGGGCACATGGCCAGGAGCCAGATGTGTACACTAGTTTGTCTTCAGGGATTTCGGAAATGAAGCGGGGAAGAGCTATTGCAAGGTTTCTTGAGGCTCCTCTGTttcaaataaatagttttgGCTTATGCAGTAGAATTCTATCTTTCTTCTATTTGTCTTGTCTGCAGTGCCCACTTTTGTCCCTTTCATTCAGTGTCCTGTCCATGTCAAAGCCCTTTTCCATGAATGGTAACACAGAATTGTAATTGACAGAAATTCTATTTGTAACCAAAGACACGGTGCAATATTTTTTTGACCATGTCAGTTTTATGAAAGTAATTTGCTGAGGTGGTTAAAACTGGATAATATCTGCTGTAGTATGAGTGAAAATCCATTGTGCAACTGctgttttggttatttaaacatatttgGCTGCTGTAACTGCATTTGAACAACATTCCAGGGAGCAGCTGGTTCTCACTGTGCTTTGCTAATAAACAAAGCTAGATGAGTGCTAATTGATTTTTATCTTTTCTAACACTCCCTACATATCCACTCTTTGTGTTTGCTTTCAGTGCCATCATAGTTGAAACTGTAATCCAATCCTTGTGAAGAATATCTTGGAAAATGTGTTCAAAAGTTATGGGACACACGAGGAAACAAAGTGACTTCGCAAAGAGAATGAGCACCTGCGCCTTATGCACTGCAGTGCCTTCATGCAATTAGTTGAGAGACAGCATCTGTGATACTGGCACCTCTGCTGATTACGTAGCCAATCACAGTTGCTGTCCAGGGCAGATTTGGAGAAGACTCTCTGtcacaaaattacaaatatagaTTACTATGAATGCTTCTCTACACACAGATTCTTGTCAATATTCTTGGACAAAGATAATTCTAATTTTTCTGCAGCAGTGAagcagggggtggggggttaggaTTTGCGTGAAGCTCCATTACTAGCAATGATTATTATTGATGATTACTATTCTGAATCATTGTTCTACATGGTGTGCGGCTTAGCCTGGCACAAACAGTGTTTATGTCTTCATATCTTACATCTAAGCACAAAGGTCCTTATGTGAATGATCAAAGCTCGTCAGGCTTCAGTGATACATGTGCTCAGAATGCCTTGAGTTATAAATGTATAACTCACTCTGAGCTATAAGTGACTAATGTTTAACTATAATAAGAGATGTGTAAACTATCTTGTATTAAGATGTTCAGATAGCTTGATTCAAAGAGGAAGAACAGTTGCATGTGGTTTCAGAATCTGATGGAAAGCATGAATCAGTAGGTAATCATACGATTGGGTTTAAATAATGCAAACTATGAGTACATTTCTTTCTTACAGTAGTTTTCAATGGAGAAAACAAACCTATGGCAGTAAACTTTCTGCTATTTAATTATTTCACAGTAGACATGCAGAGTTATAGACTAATTTGTACAAAAATGGCATATAATGACATTAAAGGGGTTGCATTATAAAGCccacattttcaaaatactgtAGATGAGCTAGTTGGTGAAGCATTTCAAGTTGATACTCAATGACACTAAATATAGGACTAAGTCATATTACGTAAAAATATGTTGTGTggtaatcatttttttaaatggcttaTAAGTACAATTTCTGCGGTTTTTGTACTTAACATAAGTACTGTTTATCCTTTTGCTActttataatatattttgatataatACGTTTTCCTCCACTACAGCAATAGTAGTCTCTAATAGTTACTTTATTAAAATTTATACACAAAATATGAGATGATCTTATAAATAATAGCTACAAATAAGGATTTTGTATATAACCAATTGACAACCATTTTCTTAATTCatcaattaattgtttggtcAACAGTATATTGCCATAGTAAAAAACATCCATAACAATTTCCCTCAGTCCAAATGTCTTCATTTGTCCAAACAACAGTCCAGAACCCAAACATTTTTCAATGATTGACTAATCATTTCACTTCAAACATAAATAAGATGTATTGTTTCATATAACTTCCCAACTGCATGTAAAAACTTAGCTCCACCTTAACCAGCTGCAACGTTTAATGCATCAGTGCTAATAATCAAATGATATTGATACTGCCGCCATAACAATAACTTTTACTGAAGAAACATGCTTCTTTCACAACTGATCTATTCATGAAATAATGTACCTGCTTCTTGCTATTAATAGCTATGAGGATGGCCTATCCATATCAATTAATTCATAATTGGTTAATTGCAGTTTCCTCCATATTAGTTTTGATATGTTAAAATTTCCTTAGGTTTGTTTAACAGAAAAATGTACTAAAAGGTCATAATGAAGCATCATTAGAACCAATAACTACTATTGCATTTAACTACAACTTTTACAAATAtcagttttataaatgtttttcattACCAAGATGCCACATTATTTCCCTCCAGACCTAACAGCGTCTACGCTTTAAACTATTGCATGGCAATAAGGTGAGAACAGCAGGCCGTCCTCCTATGGTGCGTGCATCTCCTACCAGGCAAACACATCAAAAGCGTCTGCATTCATCTTGTAAAATGGCGCGGTTGACGGGATTAGATCTACAAGTAAAtacaatgttggtaaaatgcgAGAGAATggtatctttttttaattggctGCTACAAAGCAACTACTGTCTGTAATCAAGGAAGCAGTGGGGGGTCCACAATACAACAGTCAGTACCTATTAGGCTCGGCTCACTGGTAAACAGAGAAGCTTGCATATTCCACTTCACATGTGACAATTAAAAAACTACATGATTTACCTTTTAATTGTTTCTCCTCAATAAAAAGTGCCTATTTTTACTCATTTACTGGGGTTATGCTTGTGTTGAGCAATAGCTGTAACACTAGCAGGCCTCTGCCACCAGAGAGAGCCCTGTCCTTAACTAAAATATGctcactgttttatttttcttcactcTCCTTATGGAGGAGCACATTGGAACTCTGGAAATACCAATGGATGGTTTCCTAAAATGAAACAGCACCATATCAGTCTCTTTCACCATAAAGACTTTGCTAAATTGTCCTGATTTAATACAATAGTTTAAATATATATGTCATAGCTTCTTTCTAATGGCTAACCctgtaaaatgttaattttcaaGTTTTGGATGGACTTATTTACTTTATATATTATTAGAGACAAACAGCCACTTTCTGATGTCCTCTTCAGGTCACATGTAATCCTTGGAGAATTGTAGTGGTAGAACCTTTCCTGCTGCATGCTGGGTAAAATCCTTGTTGATGTCAGCATGTCCGGCAGAAGGTGTAACATTATATCCTACCAAATATTGTGTTAAGGCCCAATCCAGTTAGTCAGCATGCATGCCAATGCTGGTATAAGGACAAATTACACCCATGCAGATGTGAAATAACCTCTTCATTGCAGGTGTGGAGAACCAGATCATTTGTTTTAGGTTACATTACATGCtgaatgtaaatgtgaatgtaaTGTACAGAATCTAATACACATGCACGCTTGTAAgtgtattatgtatttatttctttgaaAATATATCTGATTTGTAGTGTATTAAATGTAGATTGGAAGGCCAGGGGCTATGATGGCAGTATTTTACAGTAACAGCCCCTCAGAGTCCCACAGGGCAGAATAGATCAGGATGACGCAGACGGTTTACAATTAATTATTGTACTCATATCTATCACCGTGTACATTTACGTAGGCTCCCTCTTTGCTTGGGTATGAATGCACGGACTGGACTTCTATCTGTGGCACATGGTATTTGTTATGGCATTATATTAAACTGAACAAACAAGACAGAGCAGTGGATTTTGTGTCAAATATTCAGATTTTGGCTCTAGCTCCTGGAAATAACAAACGTCAGGTTTGGCTTCTGACACTGACTGACAGAGTCAAATGGCTCTCCTGGTGCTGAACATAAACCTTTTAATTACTGCAAACATGGTTGATGAGTTTGAAGCTTGATTACTTGGCCTTCATTAGTCAGATTGTGAGCTATAGTGACTCCCAGATGCACAATTTGGCATCTCTAAACACTGCCAGCCTCtatgcatgcatgtacacacacacgcgcaggcacgcacgcaggcacacacacacacacacacacactttttattaTCAGCTTGAACCATCAGGCCTGGATGTAGGAATTTCAGTCTGTTTTCTAATTTAGAGAAAAGGTCTGACTAAAAGAAAACTGATAAAATGTGCTTAGTGTGCTGGTTCCTACTTTGTTGAACTCTGCCTGTCAtaatgattttgtgtttgtCGTGCCATCTTGGCTTTGTTTTCCATCAGGGCGGCCGGTGGTTGTCACTACACCGAGGAGGGAGCATTCTGCCTCAGGCCACGACACACTGATAATGAATGTTCAGCTCATtggaaaaataaagtgtgtCTGAATTATGTGGTCAGGATCAGGCTGTTGTTTGGGTTGTGAGTCAGACACAGTGACATGCTTGCACAACAGTCAGTCACTTCCTGCGTTATAATGCTGATGCCAGGCTGCAGTTAGGCTAATGCAGGTGGAAGGTATTGTTGATAGGCTCTTTGTGCTATACTGCATGTTGAGCTTTAATATGCTGTCCGGAGGCAGCCTTGCCGCTATTTTTAGATGGGTACAGCTGCTCCTTAGCACCCACCCTTAATTCAGCCAATCACCAGAGATTTATGGTACGAGCCCATGAGAAACAGCTGTAGTGTCTTGCCACTTGCTTGTCCAAGGAGTGCAAGCTGAGCTTTATTAAGAATTATATTAATTGTGTTTACTATGATGCCCATTCACAACAGCTGACACCAGTATTAAATGCAGTTATCAGTGAGTGGGATACTTCACACAGTTGAACATTTAAACCACAAGTCTCGAGCGTCTGGTGCTGCAGCGATGAGTCAGACTCTGGTCACAATGCCACCTGGGTCCAACAAAAGTTCAACACTTGTAGCAAGCtgcccccctccacacacacacatgtccctGCATGTTAGCTCAGCATTCTGTGCATACAAAATGGGAAACAACTATATAGTTTGTTCCTGATGAAAGTGACTCTGTGTTCACTCATATGTCCCTGGTAAGGACAGAGAAAAGATTCCTGggactttgtgttttgttcaacaaaaacacacatttgtactTTTGTTAATTTTCTGCTTTACTGTTCCCTTGATACCGTATCTACAGTCCAGTTCACATCAGCATCAGTCTGACCAGGATTGCCACACGATTATTGTCGTTTAAATTGGCAGGAAACTGCTGTGGAGCTACAGTAGGCAAAGAAATTGGCCTGGTGGTGGCTGCCTTTTCGAGAGAAagagtgtgtcagtgtgttggGGATGTGCACTAAATTTGCGGCTCCCTCAACTAGACTGGAGCAGCTCAGCTTAAGTTTAGCTTATCTTGTCAGTTTGTTGTCTCCATTATTCAAAAGGACACCTTATCAGCCAGGGCAACTCGTATTAGCCTTCCCCACTGTGTACTCCACACAATGATGTTCTACACTGTTCCACATTAACTCTGGTGTCTATTTCAGCTGCTCTCTATCCATTTATTGATGCACGTCTTCCATTGATCCCAGCATTGATTTGCCATGCAATCCATTACCCATCTGTCTGTTTTAGCTGGCTTTTAAACGATCCGTCAGATTGAGCTATTAAGGGGAGGAGTGGTGAAGTCCAAAGGTTGGTGATACATTTAGGGAGAGAGGggtgctatgtgtgtgtgtgtgtgtttgaggttgGGGATAGGTGTTGTCAGGCAATTAAAAGTGTGCAGTGACATAATATTAACACAATTGGAGTGTGAACCTCAAACAGATTATAGAGTGAAACTGTCTAAATGTATGGTAGAATCCAAAATATGTAAGGTTATGTACCGTAACACCTTTTTGGCAGTAACTAAAATGTGTCTCTTGTTTTCTATGGCTAAATTCGCcctatgttttatatatttaaagaaCCAACTATTGACTGATTCATTATGTCAAAggttgtgtgtctctgtttgtgtttatAAAAGATTTAACATTTGTGAACTTTGGGTTCTttcttaaacatgtttttttttagat is a genomic window containing:
- the fam83d gene encoding protein FAM83D, whose translation is MALSQCLDDSPLRLAPKHTGVEDLNLHEVYNERHRLALEELLSAGLDNFLDFLRKERIPNFLSDDEMQRIRNAAVPPRGVSLHGDDQALEQSLSSSLDCSSVTYFPEVSDVEPPLLEIGWPAFTAGSYRGVTRAVAHFQPSYGECIYSCKEATRRMIKSAREVIAIVTDSLTDLDILKDLQEACSHRKVPVYILLDQSCAPAFLKMCRNGGVFLEDLQQMRVRTITGTTYYMRSGARITGEVHERFMLIDGNKVATGSYRYNWTDGKINSSNLIELSGQITEKFDEEFRILYAQSLPINTRGPPSVRNSSIYEHLLIKHSITSSPQLARERPVCLTSTPSRNPLNLASQPPCEPSTPDRHKTNSVSDSSTIGEEWTEQQHMQEEILAGSTTQRFPADQLAEKEPATPSPVSCHASTQTSQSVMDSYTQIEFQLTQHPNLITPTSTGPNQATSISFPSPRQSSPTQAAPDGTLKDSFHKLTKERQHHYSTIRSKLEHMVTTLSQRRELVDVTNMTQWPGAHSRPRVHKDCKQEPNPRLLVESVGMGTWPGARCVH